From the Bacteroidia bacterium genome, one window contains:
- a CDS encoding helicase-related protein has translation MNTENPIDFRCEREMMVEYLGRQLIGPLNGREESFVGDPLDRYLLGILYPRSAPAIEMIQEEDSVDTTASDEEIELDNPISMAFERLPASLGLSFYVQGTDHLTCRVQGSCYRLVKKEKANETWARVSIAEPEDPETYTIICPLPGSATERRPVLQNRASLHSLWRPLGNGFLVTVTLLNQYTAGEGRPSTDKCLFQIGLSCTGDGGSISDYPILSATRYDPEEEELALLYRGRRVFAVGHGCAAMWHGEGQGLTVSTAVMPVHETFPVTRDLAEMTQERDEEFSMELLSLQYLADHRVPHARLCAELRAFVRRYQRWIQGIAAEAKAVPSLHKQAAERIVERINCAVDRMERSIRCLESDDLVLRAFRLATRAMLMQMVHSGSEYGGTMRKCNEKVFAEPAYQGESVRQYRWYPFQLAFMLLTMESVVDPSVKEREIVDLIWFPTGGGKTEAYLWVAALELFLRRLRHGDMGAGTAVIKRYTLRLLTSQQFQRAASLICACERIRQSENNLGSINFSLGLWIGGQSTANSHQEATRQYENLLDQIEPENPFQLQRCPWCGTRIIPELQEADRAFYGVRASNTRFDFFCPTVSCPFNERLPIAVVDDELYLRPPSMLIGTIDKFARMAWDERSKAFFGGRFLPPGLVIQDELHLISGPLGTIAGIYEAAIDGLLTANGHRPKIIAATATIRRAQDQAQRLYARDVAIFPPSGLNAEDSYFARIDDSKPGRLYVGIMGQGHTSVTSLVRSVAAVSQAPMELPALSEETKDGYWTVLVYHNSKRELGKTMALARDDIPARIHVIAADESNLRVIENVEELSANISGRRIPEVLAQLGRSLGDDAIDILPCTNMVSVGVDVKRLGLMVVVGQPKTTAEYIQATSRVGRDVVPGLVITMFSPTKPRDRSHYESFNSYHDALYRWVEPTSVTPFALPSRERALHAALVILARHLAGLSENAAAERFDPEVDPMKSLIEWLIARTSRAEPAEAFATERHIRRLVDQWAKRALDARDRRTSPLRYNGAVGNQFEALLCTYENQSPPAWPTLNSMRHVDLETPIWVKGETI, from the coding sequence ATGAACACAGAAAATCCCATCGATTTCCGATGCGAGCGCGAGATGATGGTCGAATATCTGGGCCGACAGCTCATCGGCCCATTGAACGGCCGGGAGGAATCATTCGTTGGCGATCCACTGGATCGCTACCTGCTTGGTATACTGTATCCCCGAAGCGCACCCGCGATCGAGATGATACAAGAGGAGGACAGTGTGGACACGACAGCCTCTGATGAGGAGATCGAGCTCGACAATCCCATCAGTATGGCATTTGAACGGTTACCGGCTTCGCTGGGTCTGAGTTTTTATGTCCAGGGTACTGATCATCTCACTTGCAGAGTACAGGGCAGCTGCTACCGCCTCGTCAAGAAGGAGAAAGCAAATGAAACCTGGGCACGTGTCTCCATCGCCGAACCGGAAGATCCTGAAACGTACACCATTATCTGTCCTTTGCCCGGGAGCGCAACAGAAAGACGACCTGTTCTTCAGAACCGGGCATCGCTTCATTCTCTATGGCGACCCCTCGGTAACGGTTTTCTCGTAACTGTGACACTTTTAAATCAATACACTGCTGGCGAAGGGCGACCAAGCACGGACAAATGTCTTTTTCAGATTGGATTGTCCTGCACTGGTGACGGTGGAAGCATTTCCGATTATCCCATACTTTCAGCAACTCGTTATGATCCTGAAGAGGAGGAACTTGCTCTTCTCTATCGGGGACGGCGCGTATTCGCGGTGGGGCATGGCTGTGCTGCAATGTGGCATGGCGAAGGCCAGGGGCTCACGGTAAGCACGGCTGTTATGCCTGTACATGAGACGTTCCCTGTGACACGTGATCTTGCCGAAATGACGCAGGAACGAGACGAAGAGTTTTCGATGGAGCTTCTGTCCCTGCAATACCTCGCTGACCATCGGGTCCCGCATGCACGTCTGTGCGCGGAGCTGCGCGCGTTCGTCCGTCGCTACCAGAGATGGATACAAGGCATCGCAGCCGAAGCAAAAGCTGTCCCTTCACTGCATAAACAGGCTGCTGAACGCATTGTTGAGCGCATAAACTGTGCAGTGGACAGAATGGAGCGCAGTATCAGATGCCTCGAGAGCGATGATCTGGTTTTACGGGCGTTTCGGTTAGCTACACGAGCAATGCTTATGCAGATGGTGCACAGTGGGAGTGAATATGGTGGCACGATGCGGAAGTGTAACGAAAAGGTTTTTGCTGAGCCAGCATATCAAGGGGAGTCAGTCAGACAATATCGATGGTACCCCTTCCAGCTTGCCTTTATGCTGCTGACAATGGAATCAGTTGTCGACCCCTCTGTAAAGGAACGTGAGATCGTCGATCTGATCTGGTTCCCGACCGGTGGTGGAAAGACGGAAGCGTATCTCTGGGTCGCCGCTCTGGAATTGTTCCTTCGAAGGCTGCGTCATGGCGACATGGGGGCAGGAACTGCGGTGATTAAACGGTATACACTGAGACTGCTGACCTCACAGCAATTTCAGCGAGCCGCATCACTTATCTGTGCATGCGAAAGAATCCGGCAATCTGAAAACAACCTGGGGTCGATAAACTTTTCACTCGGACTCTGGATCGGTGGTCAATCAACTGCCAATTCGCACCAGGAAGCCACCCGACAATATGAGAATCTTCTCGATCAGATTGAGCCTGAGAACCCCTTTCAACTGCAACGTTGCCCATGGTGTGGTACGCGTATCATTCCCGAACTTCAGGAAGCTGATCGTGCTTTTTACGGGGTGCGGGCAAGCAACACGCGGTTCGATTTTTTCTGCCCGACTGTATCCTGCCCGTTCAATGAACGTCTTCCCATTGCTGTGGTTGATGATGAGTTGTACCTGCGTCCGCCCAGTATGCTGATTGGTACAATTGATAAATTTGCGCGAATGGCGTGGGACGAGCGATCCAAAGCATTTTTTGGTGGCCGGTTTCTTCCCCCTGGTCTTGTGATACAGGATGAACTGCACCTGATTTCTGGACCCTTGGGTACAATTGCTGGAATTTACGAAGCGGCTATTGACGGTCTGCTGACGGCAAATGGCCATCGGCCCAAAATCATTGCCGCTACGGCAACCATTCGTCGTGCACAGGACCAGGCACAGCGCCTGTACGCACGCGATGTAGCGATCTTTCCTCCTTCCGGGTTGAACGCGGAGGACTCTTACTTCGCCAGAATCGATGACTCAAAGCCGGGTCGGTTATATGTCGGAATAATGGGACAGGGCCATACTTCTGTTACATCGCTAGTCCGTTCTGTTGCAGCCGTGAGCCAGGCACCGATGGAACTCCCCGCACTCAGTGAAGAAACAAAGGACGGATACTGGACCGTTCTGGTTTACCATAACAGCAAGCGCGAACTTGGAAAAACCATGGCTTTGGCAAGAGACGACATCCCCGCGCGTATTCACGTGATTGCTGCTGATGAGTCGAATCTTAGGGTGATCGAAAATGTCGAAGAATTATCGGCAAACATAAGCGGCAGGCGCATCCCGGAGGTACTTGCGCAGCTAGGGAGGTCGCTTGGTGACGATGCAATTGATATTCTCCCATGCACCAACATGGTTTCCGTAGGTGTGGATGTAAAGCGCCTCGGACTAATGGTGGTTGTGGGGCAACCGAAAACCACAGCAGAGTACATTCAGGCCACGAGCCGAGTCGGACGCGATGTCGTCCCCGGGCTGGTTATCACAATGTTCTCTCCGACAAAACCGCGTGATCGCTCACATTACGAGAGCTTCAATTCGTATCACGATGCTTTATATCGGTGGGTAGAGCCGACGAGCGTAACACCTTTTGCCCTTCCTTCAAGGGAACGGGCGTTACATGCAGCTCTGGTGATTCTGGCAAGACATCTTGCAGGTCTGAGTGAAAACGCAGCAGCGGAACGTTTTGATCCAGAAGTCGATCCGATGAAATCACTGATAGAATGGCTCATCGCACGCACATCCAGAGCCGAACCCGCAGAGGCTTTCGCAACTGAACGGCATATCCGTCGTCTTGTGGATCAGTGGGCAAAGCGTGCGCTAGACGCGCGTGACCGGAGGACAAGCCCGTTGCGTTATAATGGTGCCGTTGGGAATCAGTTTGAGGCCCTTCTCTGCACTTACGAGAATCAGAGTCCACCGGCATGGCCCACGCTGAATTCAATGCGTCATGTTGACCTCGAGACTCCGATTTGGGTAAAAGGCGAAACTATTTGA
- a CDS encoding DUF1998 domain-containing protein produces MRTIRRSATVAPFGVGAIYDFGDESLVAMDTYHWNNRGEWLHLHRLERALGVDHFLMAPVVRDRNNPHTSKIPYFRFPQWMFCPSCRKMIRWSYKMERQGEPPKCMQCAKHSKLVPMRFVVGCKGGHLFDLPWWRWAHSKATEPRQKQCQDSDHLKFETHRGSGGGLGSLVVVCDSCHASRSLYGIARKDSLKGVIGNCENRQPWEWADPEQQQQPCTHFPQVMQRGATNLYFPKVQTAIDIPETSIEGVNPLKANIQGHSHYRILTQMFEATATPDTDPGVSLVAKIIADDLLTVPDEVLKVLKGEMKPIIVVPENSIEKLLREEWEAFIQAEPIDDQRASFIAEKADLDSWLMEISYDHPFRMLHSHIDRIVLAKRLREVRVLQGFERQEPGTTMVNPAIDRRLGWLPGIEVFGEGIFLTLNEERLRAWEADNRHTIETRLGSMESSRKRSTLAFLPSFSARFVLIHTLAHILIRQLSFECGYASSSLRERIYSAEPLDGADGMAGVLIYTAEGDSEGSLGGLVREGLPERLFPTLLTALQTARWCSADPICRELEAQGLQGLNRAACHACALVSETSCICSNVMLDRSILIGDDAGMPGFFDSVCRAMDDFSSKEMIQ; encoded by the coding sequence ATGAGAACAATAAGACGGTCTGCTACTGTCGCGCCTTTTGGTGTTGGTGCGATTTACGATTTCGGTGATGAATCCTTGGTCGCGATGGATACATACCATTGGAATAATCGAGGAGAATGGCTTCACCTGCACAGACTCGAGAGGGCACTGGGTGTAGATCATTTTCTCATGGCACCTGTTGTACGCGACCGCAATAATCCTCATACCAGTAAAATCCCGTACTTCCGATTTCCCCAGTGGATGTTCTGCCCATCATGCAGAAAGATGATCCGTTGGAGCTATAAAATGGAAAGACAAGGTGAACCTCCAAAATGTATGCAATGTGCAAAACATTCAAAGCTTGTGCCCATGAGATTTGTCGTTGGCTGCAAGGGTGGTCATCTGTTTGACTTGCCGTGGTGGAGATGGGCTCACAGTAAAGCAACTGAACCAAGGCAAAAGCAATGTCAGGATAGCGATCATCTGAAATTTGAGACACACCGCGGCAGTGGTGGAGGTTTGGGGTCACTTGTTGTAGTCTGTGATTCCTGTCACGCGTCGCGCTCACTGTATGGTATCGCACGCAAGGATAGCCTCAAAGGTGTCATCGGAAACTGCGAGAATCGACAGCCATGGGAGTGGGCAGACCCGGAACAGCAGCAGCAACCATGCACACATTTCCCGCAGGTCATGCAGCGTGGTGCGACAAATCTGTATTTCCCGAAGGTCCAGACGGCGATTGATATTCCGGAAACCTCGATTGAAGGAGTCAATCCGCTGAAAGCAAACATACAAGGACACAGCCACTATCGAATCCTGACACAAATGTTTGAGGCGACAGCAACGCCTGATACTGATCCGGGGGTTTCTTTAGTGGCAAAGATAATTGCCGACGATCTTCTCACTGTGCCGGATGAGGTGCTGAAGGTACTTAAGGGGGAGATGAAGCCAATAATTGTTGTCCCTGAGAATAGTATTGAGAAGCTCTTGCGTGAAGAGTGGGAAGCATTCATCCAGGCAGAGCCAATTGATGATCAGCGAGCGAGCTTCATCGCAGAGAAGGCAGATCTCGATTCATGGCTGATGGAAATATCCTATGACCATCCTTTTCGTATGCTCCACTCCCACATTGATCGTATTGTGCTCGCAAAACGGTTGCGTGAGGTTCGAGTTCTTCAGGGCTTCGAACGCCAGGAACCGGGCACGACAATGGTCAACCCTGCAATTGATCGAAGGCTCGGCTGGTTGCCGGGGATAGAGGTATTCGGTGAGGGTATATTCCTGACACTGAACGAGGAGCGACTTCGCGCGTGGGAGGCGGACAACAGGCACACAATCGAGACCCGGCTTGGATCGATGGAGAGCAGTCGAAAGCGCTCAACGTTAGCCTTCCTGCCGAGTTTTTCCGCCCGTTTTGTGCTGATTCACACCCTCGCTCATATACTCATACGTCAACTCAGCTTTGAATGTGGCTACGCATCCTCCTCGCTCCGTGAGCGCATATATTCGGCGGAGCCGCTTGATGGAGCGGATGGAATGGCCGGCGTTCTGATATACACGGCAGAAGGTGACTCCGAAGGTTCCTTGGGGGGACTTGTACGTGAAGGTCTGCCTGAACGGTTGTTTCCTACTCTCCTGACGGCACTGCAGACTGCCAGATGGTGTTCTGCTGATCCGATCTGTCGAGAGCTTGAAGCCCAAGGTTTACAGGGGTTGAACAGGGCAGCTTGCCATGCCTGTGCGCTGGTGAGCGAAACAAGTTGCATATGTTCAAATGTAATGCTCGATCGTTCCATCCTGATAGGAGATGATGCAGGTATGCCTGGGTTCTTTGACTCAGTATGTCGAGCGATGGACGATTTTTCGTCGAAGGAGATGATTCAATGA
- a CDS encoding FWWh domain-containing protein: MAKRAATPDTPLFESGNRLFFVTNRMNLIQVLSTGLIRPREAYGKYYPDLLELFPGSVPLFHGGFPKSLLQMVSDRERGIFPVLIEIDSTQLSAAGKRMQIGNNLCIFEGNTQVSGDILVEIVEAPIPIAAVVQLWFVKQDDLEDFEARDFPNVLASPQTGVSETLLLDSGPDPDQFRDCLSTITHSPASAEHFRHLDAAMGAAALLSIQLPPVYSWIEDFTAAVSFLRPIKPKPSHTPAWLASSIKHIMLPDRGMLEVSSVDERLMLAAIHVLRSLHPQEGWLEEKIADAIALQAASDAEPALTAEINKWREHVIAVARAEKSAPTLDDSGSVVRRGLMLLLLRCDPERILRACDTPLNPGPQVAAIAGMLSGLFHGYSRLDRSIKSRACHLDLLSKLAVHWWSGTVGQSTTNDFGVTIRHKDQTTAIVAATVDQSIMLERTIKPSDAMMRVYYEAKSVGFSSEFRPEFNALVYNYQSEQNTIRQIIIEEGPPTNHPDITIRVRTSCLMRNGKPVRITKREEATDLLERNYNPSALCRFAVQPGTGNVEVLVHQLLSTMDSAELQMHIEAVGNTADEYEIAWMDRQKSSTKRNAKRDEDQQPDAFTES; this comes from the coding sequence ATGGCTAAACGCGCTGCTACCCCCGACACACCTCTGTTCGAGAGCGGAAACAGACTCTTTTTCGTCACCAATCGCATGAATCTGATTCAGGTTCTGTCTACCGGCCTAATCCGACCGAGAGAGGCGTATGGGAAATACTATCCGGATCTGCTTGAGCTTTTTCCAGGTAGTGTGCCTCTCTTTCATGGTGGTTTTCCGAAATCTCTCTTGCAGATGGTATCAGATCGTGAGCGAGGGATTTTCCCGGTTCTTATTGAGATAGATTCCACACAATTGTCAGCTGCCGGCAAACGAATGCAAATAGGGAATAATCTTTGCATTTTTGAAGGGAATACTCAAGTAAGTGGGGACATACTCGTTGAAATCGTTGAAGCTCCAATACCCATTGCCGCTGTTGTGCAGCTCTGGTTTGTTAAACAAGATGATCTGGAGGATTTTGAAGCCAGGGATTTTCCCAATGTCCTCGCATCGCCACAAACAGGAGTGAGCGAAACATTATTGCTCGACAGTGGACCCGATCCGGATCAGTTCAGAGACTGCCTCAGTACCATCACTCATTCACCAGCGAGTGCAGAACACTTTAGACACCTTGATGCTGCCATGGGCGCAGCGGCTCTTCTGTCCATCCAGCTACCACCAGTATACTCCTGGATAGAGGATTTTACTGCTGCAGTATCATTTCTGCGTCCGATTAAACCCAAACCATCACATACGCCGGCATGGCTGGCGTCTTCTATCAAGCATATCATGCTACCGGATCGCGGAATGCTTGAAGTCTCCAGTGTGGATGAGAGGCTCATGTTGGCCGCCATTCACGTGCTTAGATCCCTTCACCCGCAGGAGGGGTGGCTCGAGGAGAAAATTGCAGATGCAATTGCATTGCAGGCTGCATCCGATGCGGAGCCAGCGTTGACAGCTGAAATCAATAAGTGGAGAGAGCACGTGATTGCCGTAGCCAGGGCAGAAAAATCAGCTCCAACTCTCGACGACTCTGGTTCTGTCGTCCGCAGAGGTCTCATGCTGCTGCTACTGCGTTGTGATCCTGAGCGCATTCTACGCGCCTGCGACACTCCATTAAATCCGGGCCCGCAGGTCGCTGCGATTGCCGGGATGCTTTCAGGTTTATTCCATGGATACAGCCGCTTGGACAGGTCCATCAAGTCAAGGGCCTGTCATTTAGATCTGCTTTCCAAATTGGCAGTTCACTGGTGGTCGGGCACAGTTGGTCAGTCAACAACCAATGATTTTGGTGTAACTATTCGCCACAAAGATCAAACGACGGCGATAGTTGCAGCCACCGTTGACCAGAGCATAATGCTCGAGCGGACAATCAAACCGAGTGACGCCATGATGCGCGTATATTACGAAGCTAAATCGGTGGGGTTTTCGTCCGAATTCAGACCTGAATTCAATGCCCTTGTCTATAACTACCAGTCAGAACAGAACACCATTCGACAGATCATCATCGAGGAGGGGCCGCCGACCAACCACCCAGACATCACGATCAGGGTCCGAACGTCTTGCCTCATGAGGAATGGGAAACCGGTCAGAATTACAAAGCGAGAAGAGGCGACAGATCTTCTTGAACGAAACTACAATCCGTCCGCTCTGTGTCGCTTCGCAGTTCAACCGGGTACCGGTAATGTTGAGGTGCTGGTTCACCAGCTTCTGTCAACAATGGATTCTGCCGAACTTCAGATGCATATAGAAGCAGTCGGCAATACGGCGGATGAATACGAGATTGCCTGGATGGACCGCCAGAAAAGCTCAACAAAACGAAATGCAAAGAGAGATGAAGACCAACAGCCTGACGCCTTCACGGAGAGTTAA
- a CDS encoding DUF932 domain-containing protein, protein MAHEIINNMMFSVRLTPWHRQGTVLRDAPTTEEAILAAKLDWEVRKAQNYLRVGDEFVEAPSMSVFRTSDDGPIVLGTVTDRYTPVQNVRAFAVFDRIMSEHGYSYETAGAIKNGKKVWILAKAPEGASVGDDHLDKYVLMVTSHDGTANLRLLPTGVRVVCNNTLTLALGRGEDDGFSIRHTGDIDLKLRQAEDALAWSDVNFRKAVDVWQIMADTRIEPMTAVRYFEKVIPALKKRHDDSKAWKRAFDVIGESFMYGRGNRGETLWDAYNALTEWVDHLKGVDNDRIADYAVFGEGARIKREAITVASEVIAETVFAPAMGVN, encoded by the coding sequence ATGGCACATGAAATAATCAACAACATGATGTTCTCCGTCCGCCTCACGCCGTGGCACCGGCAGGGGACCGTCCTTCGGGACGCTCCGACCACCGAGGAAGCGATTCTGGCGGCCAAGCTGGACTGGGAAGTCCGCAAGGCGCAGAACTACCTGCGGGTGGGCGACGAGTTCGTCGAAGCGCCGTCCATGTCGGTATTCCGCACGTCCGACGACGGGCCCATCGTCCTGGGTACGGTCACCGACCGCTACACGCCCGTGCAGAACGTGCGCGCGTTCGCCGTCTTCGACCGCATCATGAGCGAGCACGGTTACTCGTACGAGACCGCCGGCGCGATCAAAAACGGCAAGAAGGTCTGGATCCTGGCCAAGGCTCCCGAAGGCGCGAGCGTGGGGGACGATCACCTTGACAAATACGTCCTCATGGTCACCTCGCACGACGGCACGGCGAACCTGCGTCTTCTGCCGACGGGCGTGCGGGTCGTCTGCAACAACACGTTGACGCTGGCGCTCGGCCGCGGCGAGGACGACGGATTCAGCATCCGCCATACGGGCGACATCGACCTCAAGCTTCGTCAGGCCGAGGACGCGCTGGCGTGGTCTGACGTGAACTTCCGCAAGGCCGTCGATGTCTGGCAGATCATGGCAGACACGCGCATCGAGCCGATGACGGCCGTCCGGTATTTCGAGAAGGTCATCCCGGCCCTCAAGAAGCGGCACGACGACTCGAAGGCCTGGAAGCGGGCGTTCGATGTCATCGGCGAGTCCTTCATGTACGGACGCGGCAACAGGGGCGAGACGCTGTGGGACGCATACAACGCGCTCACCGAATGGGTCGACCACCTCAAGGGCGTGGACAACGACCGCATCGCCGACTACGCCGTCTTCGGCGAAGGCGCGCGCATCAAGCGCGAGGCCATCACGGTCGCAAGCGAGGTCATCGCGGAAACGGTCTTCGCACCGGCAATGGGGGTGAACTGA
- the radC gene encoding DNA repair protein RadC yields the protein MTELSQLTNDELLAIIAPSIRLDGRTLKDVAITPITDLHKSGVTMQSAKRIKAAFELGYRYLSQCKTAGETINSPEDVARIFIPKLRPLDHEEFHVVMLSNSGRIIEDFTVSKGILNASLIHPREVYKRAVLLSAASVILVHNHPSGIREASKEDHHITKQLVSAGKMMDIPVQDHVIVCGESYISFAESGWL from the coding sequence ATGACCGAATTATCGCAACTGACCAACGACGAACTTCTGGCCATCATTGCGCCGTCCATCAGGCTCGACGGGCGAACCCTGAAGGATGTCGCCATCACGCCGATTACGGACCTTCATAAAAGCGGAGTCACGATGCAGTCCGCCAAACGCATCAAGGCGGCGTTCGAACTCGGCTACCGCTACCTCAGCCAATGCAAAACGGCGGGGGAGACCATCAACTCGCCGGAAGACGTGGCGCGCATATTTATCCCTAAGCTGCGGCCGCTTGACCACGAGGAATTTCACGTCGTCATGCTCTCGAACAGCGGACGCATCATCGAGGACTTCACGGTGTCGAAGGGCATCCTGAACGCGTCGCTCATCCATCCGCGCGAAGTCTACAAGCGGGCGGTCCTGCTATCCGCCGCAAGCGTCATCCTCGTGCACAACCATCCTTCCGGAATACGCGAGGCCAGCAAGGAAGACCATCACATCACCAAGCAACTCGTCAGCGCCGGCAAGATGATGGACATACCCGTACAGGACCACGTCATCGTCTGCGGCGAGTCGTACATCAGCTTCGCGGAGAGTGGGTGGTTGTAA
- a CDS encoding DUF4956 domain-containing protein produces MFPDLQQLDLFPLSVGEILVNFLTAFICGVVISWLYRKTYKGPGYSPSFVSSMILLTLITTMVIMIIGNNLARAFGLVGAMSIIRFRTAVKDTIDIVFIFFALGVGLAAGSGALAIAYIGTTLIGGIILVLARVPIFGAQRREYLLQFSYHTNGGEQPPYLDVLHRYCKRQRMVNITAPGEAERIDIAYYVQLRDGDQNQRFLRDLQAVPGVSQVSMYFDDEQF; encoded by the coding sequence ATGTTTCCCGATCTGCAACAACTCGATCTCTTTCCCCTCTCCGTCGGCGAGATACTCGTCAATTTCCTCACCGCGTTCATTTGCGGCGTGGTGATATCGTGGCTGTATCGCAAGACGTACAAGGGACCCGGCTATTCGCCCTCCTTCGTCAGTTCCATGATACTGCTGACGCTGATCACGACCATGGTGATCATGATCATCGGCAACAATCTCGCGCGGGCGTTCGGTCTGGTGGGCGCCATGTCCATCATCCGATTCCGCACGGCGGTGAAGGACACCATAGACATCGTGTTCATCTTCTTCGCGTTGGGAGTCGGCCTTGCCGCCGGATCCGGCGCGCTGGCCATCGCTTACATCGGTACGACGCTTATCGGCGGCATCATACTCGTGCTCGCCCGCGTACCCATATTCGGAGCGCAGCGCCGCGAGTACCTGCTGCAATTCTCGTATCACACCAACGGCGGCGAGCAGCCCCCCTATCTCGACGTACTGCATCGTTACTGCAAGCGACAGCGCATGGTCAACATCACCGCACCCGGCGAGGCCGAGCGCATAGACATCGCCTACTACGTACAGCTCCGCGACGGCGATCAGAACCAGCGTTTCCTCCGCGATCTCCAGGCCGTCCCCGGCGTCAGCCAGGTAAGCATGTACTTCGACGACGAACAATTTTGA
- a CDS encoding polyphosphate polymerase domain-containing protein — protein sequence MPYPKLEYKYLLPLEALEAVRHELLPLTDLDPWADKTGRGSYTVRSIYFDDAAYSAYREKIGGERQRRKFRVRAYNERKPGDLAYLEIKRKEAGLLTKYRAALAAENVEALFAGQDIEKYILPYKGDAINKSNAERFFYHYRKDTLRPVILIVYEREPFVGRFSSDLRVTIDRNLRSVFMPGLDGLYDGKRSIAAMQRHCILEVKFTTGVPLALRQIIQRHELKRMALSKYTICLDSHRDFSISRQRERIVNLTASRGQASAAKIFPAH from the coding sequence ATGCCTTACCCCAAGCTCGAATACAAATATCTGTTGCCGCTGGAAGCACTGGAGGCCGTGCGGCACGAGCTGTTACCGCTCACCGATCTCGATCCCTGGGCGGACAAGACGGGACGTGGATCCTATACCGTGCGTTCCATTTATTTTGATGATGCCGCATATTCCGCATACCGCGAAAAAATCGGCGGCGAGCGGCAGCGCCGGAAATTCCGCGTCCGTGCATACAACGAGCGCAAGCCGGGGGACCTGGCCTATCTGGAAATCAAGCGCAAGGAAGCGGGCCTGCTGACCAAGTACCGTGCCGCGCTGGCGGCGGAGAACGTCGAAGCGCTGTTCGCAGGGCAGGACATAGAGAAATACATACTCCCGTACAAAGGCGACGCCATCAATAAAAGCAACGCGGAGCGCTTTTTCTATCATTACCGCAAGGATACGCTCCGGCCGGTGATACTCATCGTGTATGAGCGCGAGCCCTTCGTCGGACGGTTTTCCTCCGATTTGCGAGTCACCATCGACCGCAATCTGCGCAGCGTGTTCATGCCCGGGTTGGACGGCTTGTATGACGGAAAGCGCAGCATCGCGGCCATGCAACGGCATTGCATACTGGAGGTGAAGTTCACCACCGGCGTTCCGCTGGCGCTGCGGCAGATCATACAGCGACACGAGCTGAAGCGCATGGCGCTGTCCAAATACACCATTTGCCTGGATTCGCATCGCGATTTCAGTATTTCACGACAGCGCGAACGCATCGTCAACCTCACGGCTTCCCGCGGACAAGCATCTGCGGCGAAGATTTTTCCGGCACACTGA